Proteins encoded within one genomic window of Anopheles gambiae chromosome 3, idAnoGambNW_F1_1, whole genome shotgun sequence:
- the LOC1280732 gene encoding chitin deacetylase 1 isoform X2 produces MAKVIKLFGLLCLVVTIAAEVRVKRQDEDLDPDSINVEELCKDRPGDEYFRLSTDGDCREVVRCTRSGLKQITCPSGLAFDIEKQTCDWKAKVTTCDKKEKPRKVLPILKTDEPICPEGKLSCGNGECIDKELFCNGKPDCKDESDENACTVELDPNRAPDCDTTQCVLPDCFCSADGTRIPGNIEPQQVPQMITITFNGAVNVDNIDLYEDIFNGQRQNPNGCQIRGTYFVSHKYTNYSAVQDLHRKGHEISVFSLTHKDDPTYWTQGTYDDWLAEMAGARLIVERFANITDGSIIGVRAPYLRVGGNKQFEMMADQFFVYDASITASLGRVPIWPYTLYFRMPHKCNGNAHNCPSRSHPVWEMVMNELDRRDDPTFDESLPGCHMVDSCSNIQSGEQFGRLLRHNFNRHYNTNRAPLGLHFHASWLKSKKEYREELIKFIEEMLGRNDVFFVTMLQVIQWMQNPTELNALRDFQEWKEKCDVKGQPYCSLPNACPLTTRELPGETLRLFTCMECPNNYPWILDPTGDGFSKK; encoded by the exons CGGCCGAAGTTCGCGTCAAGCGTCAGGATGAGGACCTCGATCCGGACTCGATCAACGTGGAGGAGCTGTGCAAGGACCGGCCTGGCGATGAGTACTTCCGCCTGAGCACGGACGGTGACTGCCGGGAGGTGGTGAG GTGTACACGGTCTGGACTGAAGCAAATCACTTGCCCGTCCGGATTGGCGTTCGACATTGAGAAACAGACTTGCGACTGGAAGGCAAAGGTTACCACGTGTGACAAGAAAGAGA AGCCACGCAAGGTTCTGCCGATCCTGAAGACGGACGAGCCGATCTGCCCGGAGGGCAAGCTGTCCTGCGGCAACGGCGAGTGCATCGACAAGGAGCTGTTCTGTAACGGCAAACCCGACTGCAAGGACGAGTCGGACGAGAATGCGTGTA CCGTTGAACTGGACCCGAACCGTGCGCCCGACTGTGACACGACGCAGTGCGTGCTGCCGGACTGTTTCTGCTCCGCCGACGGCACGCGCATCCCCGGCAACATCGAGCCGCAGCAGGTGCCGCAGATGATCACGATCACCTTCAACGGGGCGGTCAACGTCGACAATATCGATCTGTACGAGGACATCTTCAACGGGCAGCGCCAGAACCCGAACGGTTGCCAGATCCGGGGCACCTACTTCGTGTCGCACAAGTACACCAACTACTCGGCGGTGCAGGATCtgcaccgcaagggccacgAGATCTCCGTGTTCTCGCTCACGCACAAGGACGATCCGACCTACTGGACGCAGGGCACGTACGACGACTGGCTGGCGGAGATGGCCGGCGCCCGGCTGATCGTGGAGCGGTTCGCCAACATTACCGACGGTTCGATCATCGGCGTGCGGGCGCCGTACCTGCGCGTCGGCGGCAACAAGCAGTTCGAGATGATGGCCGACCAGTTCTTCGTGTACGATGCGTCCATCACGGCGTCGCTCGGCCGCGTACCGATCTGGCCGTACACGCTGTACTTCCGCATGCCGCACAAGTGCAACGGCAACGCGCACAACTGCCCGTCCCGCTCGCACCCGGTCTGGGAGATGGTGATGAACGAGCTGGACCGGCGCGACGATCCGACGTTCGACGAGTCGCTGCCCGGTTGCCACATGGTCGACTCCTGCTCGAACATCCAGTCCGGCGAGCAATTCGGACGTCTGCTGCGCCACAACTTCAACCGCCACTACAACACGAACCGGGCGCCGCTCGGTCTGCACTTCCACGCCTCCTGGCTCAAGTCGAAGAAGGAGTACCGCGAGGAGCTGATCAAGTTCATCGAGGAGATGCTCGGCCGCAACGATGTGTTCTTCGTCACCATGCTGCAGGTCATCCAGTGGATGCAGAACCCGACCGAGCTGAACGCGCTGCGCGACTTCCAGGAGTGGAAGGAGAAGTGCGACGTGAAGGGGCAGCCGTACTGCTCGCTCCCGAATGCCTGCCCGCTCACCACCCGCGAGCTGCCGGGCGAGACGCTGCGTCTGTTCACCTGCATGGAGTGCCCGAACAACTACCCGTGGATCCTCGATCCGACCGGTGACGGTTTCTCCAAGAAGTAG
- the LOC1280732 gene encoding chitin deacetylase 1 isoform X1, with translation MAKVIKLFGLLCLVVTIAAEVRVKRQDEDLDPDSINVEELCKDRPGDEYFRLSTDGDCREVVRCDDAGENGITRLAKVRCPTGLYFDVLRQTCDWKTNVKSCDLLGKPRKVLPILKTDEPICPEGKLSCGNGECIDKELFCNGKPDCKDESDENACTVELDPNRAPDCDTTQCVLPDCFCSADGTRIPGNIEPQQVPQMITITFNGAVNVDNIDLYEDIFNGQRQNPNGCQIRGTYFVSHKYTNYSAVQDLHRKGHEISVFSLTHKDDPTYWTQGTYDDWLAEMAGARLIVERFANITDGSIIGVRAPYLRVGGNKQFEMMADQFFVYDASITASLGRVPIWPYTLYFRMPHKCNGNAHNCPSRSHPVWEMVMNELDRRDDPTFDESLPGCHMVDSCSNIQSGEQFGRLLRHNFNRHYNTNRAPLGLHFHASWLKSKKEYREELIKFIEEMLGRNDVFFVTMLQVIQWMQNPTELNALRDFQEWKEKCDVKGQPYCSLPNACPLTTRELPGETLRLFTCMECPNNYPWILDPTGDGFSKK, from the exons CGGCCGAAGTTCGCGTCAAGCGTCAGGATGAGGACCTCGATCCGGACTCGATCAACGTGGAGGAGCTGTGCAAGGACCGGCCTGGCGATGAGTACTTCCGCCTGAGCACGGACGGTGACTGCCGGGAGGTGGTGAG GTGCGACGATGCGGGTGAAAACGGCATCACGCGGCTCGCCAAAGTGCGCTGCCCGACCGGGCTGTACTTTGACGTGCTGCGCCAAACGTGCGATTGGAAGACGAACGTGAAATCGTGCGACCTGCTAGGAA AGCCACGCAAGGTTCTGCCGATCCTGAAGACGGACGAGCCGATCTGCCCGGAGGGCAAGCTGTCCTGCGGCAACGGCGAGTGCATCGACAAGGAGCTGTTCTGTAACGGCAAACCCGACTGCAAGGACGAGTCGGACGAGAATGCGTGTA CCGTTGAACTGGACCCGAACCGTGCGCCCGACTGTGACACGACGCAGTGCGTGCTGCCGGACTGTTTCTGCTCCGCCGACGGCACGCGCATCCCCGGCAACATCGAGCCGCAGCAGGTGCCGCAGATGATCACGATCACCTTCAACGGGGCGGTCAACGTCGACAATATCGATCTGTACGAGGACATCTTCAACGGGCAGCGCCAGAACCCGAACGGTTGCCAGATCCGGGGCACCTACTTCGTGTCGCACAAGTACACCAACTACTCGGCGGTGCAGGATCtgcaccgcaagggccacgAGATCTCCGTGTTCTCGCTCACGCACAAGGACGATCCGACCTACTGGACGCAGGGCACGTACGACGACTGGCTGGCGGAGATGGCCGGCGCCCGGCTGATCGTGGAGCGGTTCGCCAACATTACCGACGGTTCGATCATCGGCGTGCGGGCGCCGTACCTGCGCGTCGGCGGCAACAAGCAGTTCGAGATGATGGCCGACCAGTTCTTCGTGTACGATGCGTCCATCACGGCGTCGCTCGGCCGCGTACCGATCTGGCCGTACACGCTGTACTTCCGCATGCCGCACAAGTGCAACGGCAACGCGCACAACTGCCCGTCCCGCTCGCACCCGGTCTGGGAGATGGTGATGAACGAGCTGGACCGGCGCGACGATCCGACGTTCGACGAGTCGCTGCCCGGTTGCCACATGGTCGACTCCTGCTCGAACATCCAGTCCGGCGAGCAATTCGGACGTCTGCTGCGCCACAACTTCAACCGCCACTACAACACGAACCGGGCGCCGCTCGGTCTGCACTTCCACGCCTCCTGGCTCAAGTCGAAGAAGGAGTACCGCGAGGAGCTGATCAAGTTCATCGAGGAGATGCTCGGCCGCAACGATGTGTTCTTCGTCACCATGCTGCAGGTCATCCAGTGGATGCAGAACCCGACCGAGCTGAACGCGCTGCGCGACTTCCAGGAGTGGAAGGAGAAGTGCGACGTGAAGGGGCAGCCGTACTGCTCGCTCCCGAATGCCTGCCCGCTCACCACCCGCGAGCTGCCGGGCGAGACGCTGCGTCTGTTCACCTGCATGGAGTGCCCGAACAACTACCCGTGGATCCTCGATCCGACCGGTGACGGTTTCTCCAAGAAGTAG